DNA from Triticum aestivum cultivar Chinese Spring chromosome 7D, IWGSC CS RefSeq v2.1, whole genome shotgun sequence:
TTAAACCAGACTATACTAATAATTCCAGGCCTTGTAGCCTTTCACGCCCATTTAAAGTTTCATGATAGGAATCTTTGGGAATATTAGAGGTCTTGGGAAAAATGGCAAATTACAGTGCCTTTCTGACTTAATCTACATATATAAACATGATTTTATTGGATTCTAGGAGACTAAAGAGATCAATTTTCTGAGGCTTTCCTTAGAGCTATTGGTGGCAATATTAACTTCTCTTGGCACATGATGCCTTCTATTAATACCACTGGTGGTATCTTGTTAGGAGTAAATGACGATTTATTTGTGTGCATTGGGTGTATTACTAAAACTTATTTTCTAATTGCCACTATTAAGAATAGGGAAGATGGTTTTTGCTGGCATCTAGTCACTGTTTATGGCACAACTTATGCTGAATTATAAATGGATTTTATTGTTGAATTGCATGAGGTTATGGGCCTTTTGACTTATCTTGTCCTTTTTGGAGGGGTTTTCATCTGGTTACGGAAGCTAGAGATAAGTCTAGTGGCAATATCAATGCTAGCTTGGCATTTTTGTTTAAGGATTGGATTAACAAATGGGCATTAATGAAAACAAACTGGCTAATAGAAATTATACTTGGTGTAACAATCaatcaaaatcctatttttgatgCAATTGATAGAGTTTTCTCTTCTGCTTGTTGGGATGCTCACTTTCCTTTGACCACATTGTATGCCATACTGTGAGTTGGTAGTGACCATGTTCCACTCCTTCTTGATTCTGGTGGTACCAAAAATAATTTGACCAGACCTTTCAGATTTGACAAATGGTGGTTGTCTCACCCTGATTTTCATAACCTGGTGGAGGATATTTGGTCTACTTCCTCCCCTTTTACCATTGCTATTGACACTTGGCAGTTTAAAACAAAACTTTTTAGATAAACATGAAACACTAGGAGCATCAATATTGATACTGCTATTAAGAGAAAAAATGGTCTTCTATTGGAATTTGACATTTTTAGATGTTTTTCCTGAGAAGAATTTGGTTCCTGATGTGGATTATCGGAGAATGAAAGATATACATAATGAGTTGAAAGACTTTTGGAAGAAGGAACAAACTGCCACGTGGCAAAGATCTAGGACTAGAAAATTTTTAGGAGACAAAAACACTCCTTTCTTCCATGCTTTAGCTCACAAAGGATGTGGAAACCCATTTTCAAAATATCTCACTAAAGCCATAAAATCCTCCCTAATAATGTCCTAGAAAATTGGTTTTCCCAACTTTAATTCCCAAGAAGCAtgatgctaaatatatgaaatagTTTAGGACAATAAGTTTGAGTAACTACTATATGAATTTTTTTAGTAATGCTATGACTAATAGGGTTTCTCCTATTAGGGATGGACTTTTGCCAGGGCCTGCGTGGAAATGGTGACTTCCTCCATCCTACTCCATCTCTCTGTTTCatctaatttttttacgtttaattAATATTGTCTGGCGAAAAAGACTTGTTATTTTGGTTGTCCGTTGGCTGCTACTATCGATTGATGTCGGAATTATATCTGTTTGTTGCTAGTGTGTTGATCTAAATAGTTTTATGTTTTACATTGCATGGATTGCATGGATATTGGGGTTCGGATATGAAGGAGACTGCTGCAGAGGCAGCAAAGTGAAGGGTGACCGGTCATGGCCCATGAACGCGCCCGCGAACGTTTGAGAAGGGCCGGATTAGCTACTTGCAGTTTTAGATGCTCTAAGAAATGACTTTTGTTTTCAAAGGCATACTTGGAGGAACATTCACAGCATCCTTGCGAAGCTCAGCGGTTATCTTCATCGGTGGAAGGTGCTTTGAGAAGACACCCAATCTGTGCTTCTCCATCGTTGCATTCTTTTGCTGGATCGGCATCGGGACGAACTCCTCAGAATTGCTTGGAGAATGAGCCGTCCCCATGGTGCAGAACTCCAGTAGATGTTGATATTCTCTTCTCTTTGGTATTCTGTGTCATGGATCCGTAAGATAAAATATCGTTGGCTGGTTTATTTTCAGACAACTGTTTGGTTGGCTAATGCTTGCTCGGGCCTGGCTTCACGCTGGCGGCACCACAGACCACACAGAAGAGCAACAATGATGGGATTGGGCGAGCTGGTGCTGACACTCACAGTGGGCCACAGAACAGAGCGCCACCTCATCCCTCGGTTGCGGCGTCTCGTCGTGGCGTCCCGCAGGGCGGCAAAGTGACCGAGCGAGTTCCTGCTCTCCTCGCCGGCCTATCACGTGGAGTCCGTCAAGCCAGAGGCGCCAACGAAGCAGCTTTGGATGCCGGCGCGTCCAGTGTCCAGACTCCCGATCCACCCTACCGTGCCGGCGCCTTCCGCCTGTTGCCACGGCCACCTTTGCACGGACGCGGATGAAAAGGCGGTTGCACATCGTTCCTGGTGCCTGTCCTTGATCGCGGCGGTCCTGCCTGCCAACGCCACGGGAGCCGAAACGGGGGGGTCAATGCAGACGCCCGGCCGTGTCACCGCCGGCCGGCATGGTGATGGAGTCGTCATCGCTTCTGGAGCGTGGGTCTTGGACGTCGACGTTACGCTGCTCTCCAACCTCCCTTGCTACTAGGCCCATCACGGATACGGATGAGTCCCATGCACAAGCACAAATTGTTGGATCAGTGCTCCACAACGGCGTGGCTGTGAGCGCCGACAGGATGCATCTCGTTGTCGCCAAGACATTGTCATGAAGGCTGCTTCGTCACTGCCTGCACGGACCCACGGCGGGGGAAACAGAGGTGCTTGCCGAGCTACCGTGGTACCCGGACAACGTGCGCCCTGACAGAGGCGACCAGGGATGGGTACCGGCCTGGGCGGGCTTGAACCGAGAAAAGCACTGGGAATAGAACGGTACCACGGCGAACTCCATGAGCGCCGTTAGGGTCGTCGCCAATGGAGATGCCAAGAACGGCACGGTGGCTGTGGCGCTGCGCGGGTTCAGCGACTCCACGGTGAGTGAGGTGGTGGAGCGGAACGGGTATATGTGGATCGGCTCCGTCGACACGCCCTACATCCGTCTCTTCAAGTTTGCATCTCTCTAGCGCATAGCAGTAAGCGCCATCAGCAACTTGTCTAACATTAAAGCGAAGTAAATAACAGATGGTTTGCTAATAAAAATATGGATCACAATAGTTTGCCTGATAAAAAAGAAACTGGAGCATTACATTTAGCCACAAGAATAATAAGAAACTAAATTCATCCTATATCTACTATACTCTACTTCTCTACTTCCTTTTTACTACGCCGACATAAGGAAGCTCCACCGAGCCCAAGTATAGCTTGCCGTCATCTCTTTCCATGATCTCGGTTGGCCTGACTTTTTTTGGCCCTCTCATCTCCTCGACTATCTTCCCGTCAGCAGCGACCCTCACAGCAAGAAGATGGCTATCACGACCAAAGGGCAACTCATTTTTCTCACGGTGCAACGCCACCCAGTAGCCTCCTTTCCTGTCGGGCCTCACGTTATCTGGGTAGCCCGGCAGGTCGGCAAAAGGCTCGGACTTGCCCGCGTCGACCCCTTTGATCCAGTGCCTCAGCAGCTTGCACGGGCCAGTAGATGCGACCACGAGGTGCGTGCGGTCGGCGCTGAGTGCGACGCCGTTCGGGTATGTCATCCTTGGTTGGAGCACGGTGGCGTCCGATGTTCGTGGATCATACATCATGAGGCGGCCCGTGGAGTCCCCCGTCTTGGTGACCATCTCGTGTTCTGACCTGTCGTAGTTCATTGAACTGTGGGTGAAGTAGACTTGACCGGTGACTTGATCGACGTCAACCCCGTTGGTGAAGCGCAGCGGCATGCCATCAATCTGGTCGACCAACACGGTGGCTTCCCCGCCGCCGGGCGGCACACGCATAAGCCCTTTGTACGCATCGGCCACGTAGAGGTCACCCGTTTTCTGGTTGAAGCGCAGACCAAGCGGGCGGCCGCAGCGGCTCTCTATGTCCGCCTCCGTGCCAAACCTGGATGTCGTGCACGTTTCGCTGTCGTAGCCTGGTCCGTAGGCGTATGTTGTCCAGCCGAGCTTGGGCCCGTTCCACCTCAGGATGCGGCCGTCGGAGACGCCGCTGTAGGGGCCTCGGCCCTGAGCGTCGAAGGCGACGCTCTCTGGCCCGTGCACTTCTCCGGGCGGCAGGGGCAGCTGCTGTGCCCGGGAGGCGtcgaagcttgcggcggcggctgCCATGGCCCCGGGCATGAAGAGAAGGACGAGTATGACCAGTGCGACGGTGGCCTTGAGGAGGCGGCTCATGCTGCACCCCATGTTGGCTGGCTGGCCGGCTACCTTAAGCTTGTCGATCGATCACGTCGGCTGTTCGATGGAGGTTGGTTGTACCGTGTGTGTCGATCTGCTGGATGTTGTTTGGTTTGATGGATTGAAGGGAGGTGTCTAGATGTCCTATTATATGTACTCTCATGGACAGCTACAGGTCCGAGTCGGCCCATGCATGATCCACACGTACGCCGAGACGGACGGAGGCAGTCGAGTGGAGTCGAGTTGGATTCGAATCGGCAACCGAGTCCGGCCGGGTACAAGGAAAACAGATACGTACGTACGTGTTTCCCGCCGGCATCGCGTCGTCGTACGTATGGCATCGCGTACTTGTATTTTGCTTTGAACTTGCAAGGAGGATCCACTTGCGTCGCGACGTGCCTACCTACGTGTAtcgtttgttttttatttttatttttttttcacatGAAAGGAAGCCTCATTTCACATCCAACGAGTCAGAGATATATAAGACCATGCATGTCACATCTGGTTCCTACGTGCAGCTAGCTCCTGCCTGTACTCTACGGATCAATCGATCCATCTATTGTAAAGATCTCATCTTCAACAGTTTCGTTTCAAAAGAAAAAGTCTTCAACAGTGTATAGCTAGCTACGACGTCGTCCTGACTCGACCGTCGTGCATGGATCTAAAACCCTGTGCCGCCTCATGGTGCACGCATCCCCGCCACTAGACATCATCGACGCTTTCCGCCATGTGGCGGTGCTCCGCAGAATGGCCTCATTAGAAGAGATCCGCCGTCCTGCCGCTGCCGCTGGAGGAGGACCGGCGTCATGGTTGCCATAGCCTATAGGAGCTTGGAGAGAGAGGGAAGGCTAGGGTGCGGCCGCGACCGGTTCTTTCTCCACCACGACGACCGGAGTGGTCCGAATTCATGAACATGGAGGAGCTAAGTGTCCTTGCAGACGACCGAGATGCCAATAGAGATCGTTGCACCACTGTCCGTAGAGAATGCCTCGCTGCCATCACGACCGCCTCACCGCCGCTAGGACCGCCTCGTTGCCCCGAGTAGGCGCCGCCAGGAGCGCCCCACCGTCTCCCGTTCATAGACCAAACGAGTTCAATTATTTCGGTCCACTCCCGCTCTTGCGCCCGAAGTGCGGCCTCGTAAGAGAGATGTGAGCCCTAGGTCAGGCCTAGGCCGAACCaggttgatctctctctctcactctctctctctctctccgccaaTTTTTGCATGGACGACCGTGATCGATTTTTGAGGGGGGCTATTTGTGTGTTGTCGCGGTGGACAAATGAGTGAGCAGCGAACCGTGGCCTCCTCCACCCCAAAAGAGAACACCCAAACAAGTTGCGATACTATTCACAATCCCTAGCCGCATCCTCCCGCTTCATGCTCCCACACGTTGCCGCCGATGCCTCTTCCACCCCAAGTGACGGTGGCGCCCCAGCGACCACGACTCCCCAGAAGAGAGGAGGCACAGAGGGGTGGTGGACAACGGTCGCTGAAGATGCAAGCGAGATGACAGACGCATGGTGGCAGCTGCAGATCCGCACTCGAGCGGCCATCTCCGCCTCTGCCTTCTCCCTGCACTCGACAAGTTGCACAAGGTAGTTGAGACACCGCTGTTCGTGAGGAGCACGTCGTTCATACACAGTTAGACATACATGCATGCATTCGAATTGCTTAGCTACTAGTAATAGTACATATGTGCGCGTGAGGATGATGTCAGGTACTACGCATGGATGGATGAAGAAGATGGATGTGTGTGCACATTAGCAACAAGCAACGAGAGGATCACTATTAGATTTGGACGTTCCACTGAGATGGGTTCACAAGAAAGAAGGATCAATCCGTGGCAGATCAATTTGACCAATGAGCGAGAAATCGATCAGTGAGAGATGAGGTTGACCAATCATTAATGGAAGGCCAACGAAACGATTGAttaatactagtactagtaccaagaaagaaagagaagatcTCACCGTAGACACGGACGGACGGCTGAGATGAGGTTGGCAGGGGATCGATCCGTGGGACGCAACAATTCTCCAATGAACAAGAAGCAATCCGACGTGGGTAAACCGAAACGGCGAATCCACATCGACTTCCCCCGACCGATTCATTCATTGCTCCCCTACCCACACCCAGACACAACACCACA
Protein-coding regions in this window:
- the LOC123169002 gene encoding protein STRICTOSIDINE SYNTHASE-LIKE 10, translated to MGCSMSRLLKATVALVILVLLFMPGAMAAAAASFDASRAQQLPLPPGEVHGPESVAFDAQGRGPYSGVSDGRILRWNGPKLGWTTYAYGPGYDSETCTTSRFGTEADIESRCGRPLGLRFNQKTGDLYVADAYKGLMRVPPGGGEATVLVDQIDGMPLRFTNGVDVDQVTGQVYFTHSSMNYDRSEHEMVTKTGDSTGRLMMYDPRTSDATVLQPRMTYPNGVALSADRTHLVVASTGPCKLLRHWIKGVDAGKSEPFADLPGYPDNVRPDRKGGYWVALHREKNELPFGRDSHLLAVRVAADGKIVEEMRGPKKVRPTEIMERDDGKLYLGSVELPYVGVVKRK